The Larus michahellis chromosome 18, bLarMic1.1, whole genome shotgun sequence genome contains the following window.
GGTTATTGCAGGTCATGACTTCAGTGCTGAACTGAGTTAGAAGTACTTGCCTCCTCCTCTTGGGGCATGCTTTTGAGCTCATTCTAGCCTCCATTCATGAGGGAGGAGAAACCTCCAGCAGAAATTACCTTGATAGATGGGGTGCATTTTAAGATACTATTTCAGAAAGGCTTGTGAAGACTATTTGTGCTTCTGATGAAAGGTGAGAATATTAATCCTTTGCTGCTGGgtccttttctattttctttgctgttttctctttcgTACATTCTTCACTGGGTCTAATAAAGCAACAATGAATTATATTCCTTGTTCTATATTTGTCTGACTCTTTCAATGCTATAGGTAAACAGAACTAACTATTACAGTCTTAAATTAATACTTTAGTGTCAGGAACTCCATATCTCCACCTTCAATATCTCCATCTTCAATTCAATGGGAAATGAGCAGAGACTTGGTCCACACTTTTCATTCCAGTAATGCCTTAATATTGTATGAAAAATATGATCACTGGAGATTCATTCAACCCCAAGTTAGTCACCTAATTCTGAGCTAAGTTTTAATCAACACAGGGGAGAAAATGCTGGTGCCTCTGCACGGTGATTCGGGTAAACCATCTTAGACTTGTGTCTTCATCAAGAGATGAGTGTGCTATAGATGAGTCAGTCTCTCTCAGTTGACACCAGTGAAAGGGGAAATCTCCATCAGACTCTGTTTGCAGGTCGCCTGGAAGTGCAGGGAGATGAGTTGAATTCCACTGAAGAGCTAATTTTGTACCATTGCACTACAAGGCAGAAATTATAACTCTGTTTCTTGTACCTGAGTATGAGAACCTCTGCTTGGTCATTTGGAATGGAATCCCAGGCACAATTTTAGATTGTCAAAATGGGATGAACCAGATGGAACTATGTAAAATCTACTAGTAATGACCATATTTGGGAAGATCGCCAGTTGCAGCTAGCAGCACTCTAGTTTGGTGAAATGCAAGCCCAGAGACAGCTTCAACCTTACACTGCTGAGTAAATCCTCATGCAGACAGTCTCTGATCTCTCCATTATCAGCCAGATTCCTGGAGGACAATCACCAAAGATGGTCAGAAACGTTAACCTTTTCTGCTTGCAATTAATAGGCATGTACCTTCAGTAGCTGAGATCCCTTCATAACCCTGATCGGTCATAGTTAAAGTATGTAGGGTGCATGATACACAGCTGCTAAACAAGTTTCTCCGTTCCTCAGGGAAcactgaaattctttttaaaaagtaattatttacattacgtatttatttataaattagtAAATCAATATCGCTGTTCTCTTCTGTCTATCTGTTACTCTGTGGTACAACGACACAATATTCCCTATTCCTCTCCTTGCGTTCACTTCTGAAAGGTGTTGCTTTTAGCCCAATGCAGACTTATTTTGCACCCAAACAGCACTGGAAGAAATTAGGTTTCAGCATCTAAGTTTGGGGATTCGTGTGTAGAAGTCTAAGTCCATACCACAGTCAGGGAAGATCCACTATGCAATGtgattgctttaaaatgtctctgatactatttcaggagaaaaagaaaagaagagaaagggaaaaaaaaggaaaaaccccaaaagtccTGTTAGCGTTGAATATGTTCTGGCCATGATGCAgtaatgtctttatttttgttcctaCGTAGGGGACCCCAAGGCAAATGCACCCACAGAATCTCACCAAGGTCTCTGAATTCATCCTTGAGAGTGTTTTTGACAACCCTCACCTCCAAGGTCTCTATATTGCAATATCTTTGTGTGTCTACCTCACTGCTATCCTCAGCAACTCATTTGTCATTATAGCTACCATTGTCCACCCACGGCTTCACAACCCTATGTACTTTTTCATCTCCAACCTGGCCATCCTTGACCTGGTAATTATCTCCTCAGTGCTGCCCAAGATGTTGGAGAACCTGATCCTGGGCAAGAACACCATCTCATTTGAGGGTTGTGTAGCACAGCTCTACATCTTCACTTTCTCAGGCTCAACAGAGCTTATACTGTTAAcagtcatgtcctatgaccggtACCTGGCCATCTGCCGGCCTCCTCACTATGTAAGCATGATGAGCAAGGGGACTTGCATCACTTTAATGGCTGGTGTCTGGGGAATCGGTACTGTCAATTCCCTCATAAACACCCTTCTTGTGGCACAGTTGGACTTTTGTGGGCCAAATTTAGTCCAAAATTTCTTATGTGAGATACCCCCAGTCCTTGCCCTGTCCTGCAGCTCAACCTATCTCAGTGAAATCATGGTTTACACGGCAGACATCATCTTAGGCATGGGAAACTTCCTGCTGGTCATCCTCTCCTATTGCCTTATCATTATCACCATCCTGAAGATCCAGGGTTCTGAAGGGAAGTGGAAAGCCTTCTCCACCTGCTCCTCACACCTTGCTGTTGTTGGCTTGTTCTACTCCAGCATCATCTACACCTATATCCAGCCAACTAGCGCtctattagaaaagaaaaacaaaccagtgagCATTATGTATGCTCTGGTGACTCCCACTGTGAACCCTCTGATCTACAGCTTGCGAAACAAAGTCATCAAAGCGGCATTCTGTGAATTTGTATCATTTCTCAGGAAAAGTTAATACACGTAGCCACATCCCCATCCTTGTCGGCCCTGTTCTGCATGGTCCACGCTCATGGGTAGTCGCAGTGTTGTGTCAACCTTTGCTGCTAATAAGGGTGATGTTGTTTTCAGTGAAGTTCGTATGGCTGCAACAATGGTAGTTCTTAAGAAGAAATAATCTGAACTGAGGATACTCAGAGCAGGCTGAGGTGAAGTGTACCTTAGAAGTGTTTGTTGCTTTGAATCCAGTGATCTCTTGAGTCAATCTCTAGTTTTggtcagcagagaggaaaaggcgCTTTAAAGAGGTAATGCCTCTGAATTTTCCAGACCTCCTTCTGCTTCTGAGATTCTCCCTTAAAGGTCTGTTTCTCCCTATTGTAAAGTAGAATGCCCTCCTACCATTACCTCAGCCCACCTATTGATAAACTATCCAACATTTATGTTTCTAATGTTTTTTATATAGAAAAGCAGATCTTTGCTTAAGAACATAAAAATCATTAATCAAATCATCATTTAATATTATGAGAAACAAATCTCCATGATTATCTGCTCAATCTCAGGCTATTGGTCATGATTTTCCCTCATTCTTCTCCAGATTTACTTTTGTTAAgacactgcaaaggaaaacaataaaaagaaacagcctAAGTAGATAACaatagaaatacattatttttgagaTATGCTTCTACAACTATTTGTGTGCCCTTGGATTTTTAGATGGTGTGTAAAATCCTGTGTGTACTTGTCTTCTGAAGGATATACTGTATGCCTCAGAATACACTCCTGTCCTCATGGGGTGCAGATATTTGTCCACCAGAGATGGACTTCTAAATCCTCGTCACAGTTAGTGGAACTCCATCTTGttgaacaaagtgaaaaaaatgttaacaaaattaCTTTACTTAAcactttggggaagaaattttagGGGATGTAGGCTCACTTTCAGTAAACCGATGATTACTTTCACTGCTTTCTTGGTTGCTTTACCTTTTATTGCCATaatagaaggaaagaaggaggaaaggaaagactgAGGAACTTAACGAtctaaaaacaaatattaaaaaaaaaattaatcttctcCATATTGCCTTTGCATTTTGCTTACGGTTTCAGAGAGTTTATCTTCTAGAGGATATACAACTATTTTTGgagtattttggtgttttttcttagaGATTAAGAATCACGTGTTCAAAGAAGAAATAACTTTACCTGCTGTAAGGAGGGCAGTGACCTCATGAAACTTTAGAAACCACCTGTGAAACGAAATTCCTCTGATCTTATCATCTATGCTTTTTTGGTTCCAGTGGGAAACAATCCCAGAGACAGCCAGATGAAGTAAATTTAGTTCAGAATCAGCTACGTTAGGGAAGGTTAGGAGACACCTATGTAATTTCTTCAGAGCCTGTAGGGTTTGTCTCTACATCTTGCTcttacaaatatttgtaatacATACCAAATCCTAAGGCAAATGAGTGCACTTTATTTCAAATGGCATGCTGATTTTAATCagcagagtttttatttcttgcaagtGAAAGGAATGTTGTATGCCTATGTTCTCACCTTAAATATTGAACAGTTTTGCAGCCCTGCCAGAGCTCCTGACTTGGGACACACTGTTAAAGCCGTGCAGAGAAAGACTTCTACAGAGCAATGCCATGCCAGTCATGTCAGGGACCTGTGACAGAGACTACTGTTCATATGAGGACCCAGCTCCCAAAACGCCACCCCAAAACTTCTTGCTGTCCAGTTCCACCTGCCGCCCTGCAGCTGAGATCCTACCTGCCACATCCTTTACACTAGATTGTCCAAGCGTTTCTTCCACAGATACACTGGTCTCTCCACCCCCTGGGACAACCTCTCCTGGTTCTGCCTCATTGCTTCTTCACACTTTATCTGTTCTTTCTTTGCATAAAGCTCTTTTCTCCAGAGAATCCACAATGCTGAAGGAAAGGGCTGATCAGCCTCTCTCCAGTTCAATCAGAAGAAGGGATGCAGCACACCAACTCTAATGCTGCCTGGGATTCTTCTCAGCTACTTTTTGGGGCTGGTAGCTTTTAGTTACCTAAAGATAAACATTTGGTAACATTTTGGTTAGTAATCTCTAATTTAGTAATCTCTAATTTAGTAATAAGTAATCTCTGCAGCCAACAGGTGATACTCCTGTAGGACACGTGTGTGTCTTGCACCTTACCTGCCAGCTCCTATGGCGTAAGATGCTCATACTTAAGCAATTCATCCCCAACCCGAAGGGAGGGAATAATTGACTCACACAGCTTTACAATTCTAAGAACTACAAAGCaaaggcaacttagaacccttaAGCTCTCCTTTGAGCCAGAGCATAAAGGCAGGCAGGATCCATCCACATGGCAGCCACATAACTCCACTTTTTTTGGACAGAAATATTAGGGAAAATAAACAGTTGTCTCCAGATGTTCATTTCTCTACAGCGCACATCAGGGAGGACGGGTTCCAGGTTGACTACTGgcatttagaaataatatttttagcttttctagTTATACACAGAGCTGAGGTCAACCTCACTGCAAAACTGAAGGTGTTAATTACAGGCAATGGTCAGGATAGGCAGTCACATCTTATTGTGAGCCAGTCACAGTCTGGCTCTGGACGAATGGGATCCACCTGCTACTCGTGGTATCCGCATAGGTGCAGATGAACTCTGCAGTGCTCTTGGAGAAAGCCCATGGGATctgcccgtacagaacagatacgGGCCTCTGGAGACAGACGATGAGGTAATTAAGTATGCAATAAAGCCCCATCCGGGGAattgccaaagcagccagctccaggcattaagactgcttctgtgaagagcaggaggagggcaatactcatagggggttccattctgaggggaactgagcgtgccatatgcaggccggacccttcccacagggaggtctgctgcctccctggggcccgcgttaaggatatagccaggaagcttcctggcctgatacagCCCTCacattattaccctcttttgatcgtACAGGCAGAGAGTGAGGAGCTGGACactagaagtctgagggcaatgaagaaagttTCCAGGGcgttgggacggcttgtcaagggttcgggagcataaactgtgttctcctctgcccttccagttttggggactgacgaatgggtaaacaagaaaattggACAGATcgacacctggctccaaaactagtgataccagcaggactttgggttctgtgatcatagtttgatctgcaggacaccaggcctgcttgctaagaatgggaaaagcctatcccaaaaggggaaaaggggactaggccaggagttagcaaggctcatggacagggctttaaactagaaacgaagggggaaggggataaaaccaggcccactagtaacgagcctagggataaagggccaaggatgggggtgaaatcggtagcccagctcaagtgcatctacacaaatgcacgtagcatgggcaacaaacaggatgagctggaagccgttGTGCAGCAGGGCacctatgatgtagttgccatcatggaaacgtggtgggatgactgtcacgactggcatgctgcgatgaatggctataagctc
Protein-coding sequences here:
- the LOC141732635 gene encoding olfactory receptor 13G1-like, with protein sequence MHPQNLTKVSEFILESVFDNPHLQGLYIAISLCVYLTAILSNSFVIIATIVHPRLHNPMYFFISNLAILDLVIISSVLPKMLENLILGKNTISFEGCVAQLYIFTFSGSTELILLTVMSYDRYLAICRPPHYVSMMSKGTCITLMAGVWGIGTVNSLINTLLVAQLDFCGPNLVQNFLCEIPPVLALSCSSTYLSEIMVYTADIILGMGNFLLVILSYCLIIITILKIQGSEGKWKAFSTCSSHLAVVGLFYSSIIYTYIQPTSALLEKKNKPVSIMYALVTPTVNPLIYSLRNKVIKAAFCEFVSFLRKS